The genomic stretch TTGCTTCCCGCCCTGACGGTTTGGCGGCCGGAGACTGCCTCGAGTCATTTAAAGGTgagttgcttcttctttcagcaGGCACAGCTacattgtcttctttttgcaCACTcatgtctcttctctctgtcgCCGCAGCTGCTGTCCTCTCCTCGGTCTCCTAATCTATCGCGGCCAAGTTAAACTGTAGCACTAACACAACCAAGCAGCCTCTCATTTGATCTACTccatattcttcttcaatcAATTACATTTCCACGCAACATCATGGCGACGCCGTCCAGTGTGGCCTCTTCAACAGGCCAGCGGGACATGATCCAGCGCATTCACCGCGTGACTAGAGAGAACCGTCACCTCTGGTACCAGTTGACggttctgcagcagccagagcgAGCCCGCGCTTGTGGTTCGGGAATGAAAGGTACGGTCTTGGATGTGACAGATTGATGATGCTTcactcttctccctcttcttctttcgcaaAGGCCATTTTTTTGCTCACTCCCTCATAGCGAACAGCGACCGACGACCTGTTGATCCGCCGCCTGTTGTTGAACTTCGCATTATCGAGGACCCTTCCGTTGAAGAAGGCAAGGACATCACTTTCGACTACAACGCCAATTTCTTCCTTTATGCGAGCTTGGAGCAAGCCCGCCCCATGGCCCATGGCCGTGTCCCAAATGGCGCCACTAACAACCCTCCCATCCTGACTGGTGTTCCTGCGTCTGGCATGGCTTATCTCGACCGACCTACTGAAGCTGGATACTTCATCTTCCCCGATCTCTCCGTCCGACACGAGGGCTACTTCCGCCTCTCTTTCAGCTTGTTCGAAACGaccaaggaggccaaggacTTTGATCTGGAGCCTACAGAATCCGATCTTCCCCCAGGTGTTGACTGGAGAATGGAAATCAAGACGCAGCCCTTCAACGTTTTCAGCGCCAAGAAGTTCCCTGGACTGATGGAAAGCACTCCCCTCAGCAAGACTGTTGCCGACCAAGGATGCCGAGTCCGTATCCGCCGCGATGTGCGCATGAGGAAGCGTGACGGCAAGGGTAGCGGCTATGATCGACGCGAAGAAGAGTATGCTCGGCGTCGCACCGTCACGCCGGCTCCCGCCGAGGACCCTCACGGCCTACGGGCCAGATCCGTCAGCAACGCGAGCGAACACCGCGCGCCTTATATGCCACAGGAGCCATCACGACGAccatctgctgctgaaaGCTACCATGCTCCCTCAATGCACCacgcgccgccgccgccgcctcctcctccctcttATGACGCTCCACCGCCATCTGCTCGTCCTGGCCATCTTGGATTCGGCGACGCAATAGTGCCGCAATATGGAGcgcctgctcctcctcgcccgTATGGCCAGCCGCAAAGCGCTCCGATCCCTCCTGCAACGCCTACTGGGCCATACCCAACGGCAgcttcgccatctccatATGCCAAGGCAGACTCGCAGCCGTACAATTACAGTGCTCGACCTCCTGCGCCTAGCCCATCCCCCATTCCGCCCATGAGACACGCCGTTTACGACAGTCGGCCCTCAGACCCATACTCATCAACTGACAGGCGACCTTCGCACGCTCCTTACGCTCCTTCTGGGCCGGCGGCACCCTACTCTGCACCCTCTCTTCCGCCGCTGCCTAGACGAGAGTCGTCGGCTCAATCATCCTTGGCGCCCC from Trichoderma atroviride chromosome 3, complete sequence encodes the following:
- a CDS encoding uncharacterized protein (EggNog:ENOG41), whose translation is MATPSSVASSTGQRDMIQRIHRVTRENRHLWYQLTVLQQPERARACGSGMKANSDRRPVDPPPVVELRIIEDPSVEEGKDITFDYNANFFLYASLEQARPMAHGRVPNGATNNPPILTGVPASGMAYLDRPTEAGYFIFPDLSVRHEGYFRLSFSLFETTKEAKDFDLEPTESDLPPGVDWRMEIKTQPFNVFSAKKFPGLMESTPLSKTVADQGCRVRIRRDVRMRKRDGKGSGYDRREEEYARRRTVTPAPAEDPHGLRARSVSNASEHRAPYMPQEPSRRPSAAESYHAPSMHHAPPPPPPPPSYDAPPPSARPGHLGFGDAIVPQYGAPAPPRPYGQPQSAPIPPATPTGPYPTAASPSPYAKADSQPYNYSARPPAPSPSPIPPMRHAVYDSRPSDPYSSTDRRPSHAPYAPSGPAAPYSAPSLPPLPRRESSAQSSLAPLRIASLVSPLPPIEAQTEPLPPPPMMSTGGKRKHDYVFSQSTKPLYNGQRQLDAHFSHGYRGVTPRA